One genomic segment of Ipomoea triloba cultivar NCNSP0323 chromosome 9, ASM357664v1 includes these proteins:
- the LOC116029568 gene encoding uncharacterized protein LOC116029568, with protein MALEDEEEAFEPTVFPDQGAATEAVETWPIVGRFLTEKMVKLEYMRQVLASVWKPVRGVQVTELQPNLFMFVFYHVSDMQYVLEEGPWSFDNCTLVCRQVPDGVLPGDVVLDSIDMWVQLHGFPIGYTSSVIQEQIGNYLGAFVKSDERFAGAPWLDFYRIRVSLSVARPLKRRMKLLKRDKSWCWVTFRYERLHCFCFFCGMMGHTHRFCLKARESLFPIDQYPYGADLRAGQRRGPRAVGDS; from the coding sequence ATGGCCTTGGAGGACGAAGAGGAGGCCTTTGAGCCGACTGTTTTCCCAGACCAGGGCGCTGCTACGGAGGCTGTCGAAACTTGGCCGATAGTCGGCCGGTTCTTGACGGAAAAGATGGTGAAGTTGGAGTACATGAGACAGGTGTTGGCGTCAGTTTGGAAGCCGGTGCGCGGTGTTCAGGTCACGGAGTTACAGCCCAACTTATTTATGTTTGTCTTTTACCATGTTTCAGACATGCAATATGTGTTGGAAGAGGGTCCGTGGTCGTTCGATAATTGCACGCTGGTTTGTAGACAAGTGCCCGATGGGGTGTTGCCCGGTGATGTTGTGCTCGATTCTATCGACATGTGGGTGCAGCTCCACGGTTTCCCTATAGGTTATACCTCAAGCGTGATTCAAGAGCAAATTGGGAATTATCTGGGGGCCTTCGTTAAGAGTGATGAACGGTTCGCCGGGGCGCCATGGCTGGATTTTTACCGTATTCGTGTTTCTTTGTCGGTTGCTAGACCGCTGAAGCGGCGGATGAAGCTTCTAAAACGTGACAAGTCGTGGTGTTGGGTGACGTTTCGTTACGAGCGTTTGCACTGTTTCTGCTTCTTTTGCGGCATGATGGGGCACACTCACCGGTTTTGTTTGAAAGCAAGGGAGTCTCTATTCCCGATTGATCAATACCCGTATGGTGCAGACCTTAGGGCGGGGCAGCGACGGGGTCCGAGAGCGGTAGGTGACAGTTAG